In Mycobacterium sp. Aquia_216, a genomic segment contains:
- the infC gene encoding translation initiation factor IF-3 has protein sequence MSTETRVNERIRVPEVRLIGPGGEQVGIVRIEDALRVAADADLDLVEVAPNARPPVCKIMDYGKFKYEAAQKARESRRNQQQTVVKEQKLRPKIDDHDYETKKGHVIRFLEAGSKVKVTIMFRGREQSRPELGYRLLQRLGADVAEYGFVETSAKQDGRNMTMVLAPHRGAKTRARARHPEEVGAEEAHDADETGDTAASPN, from the coding sequence ATCAGCACTGAGACCCGCGTCAACGAGCGCATTCGCGTACCTGAAGTTCGATTGATCGGCCCAGGGGGGGAGCAGGTAGGCATCGTGCGCATCGAAGACGCCTTGCGCGTCGCCGCGGACGCCGATCTCGATCTCGTCGAAGTTGCCCCCAACGCCAGGCCACCGGTCTGCAAGATCATGGACTACGGCAAGTTCAAGTACGAGGCGGCGCAAAAGGCGCGCGAATCCCGCCGGAACCAGCAGCAGACCGTGGTCAAAGAGCAAAAACTGCGACCCAAGATCGACGATCACGATTACGAGACCAAGAAGGGCCACGTAATCCGCTTCCTGGAGGCGGGGTCGAAGGTAAAGGTCACCATCATGTTCCGCGGACGTGAGCAGTCGCGGCCCGAGCTGGGCTACCGACTGCTCCAGCGTCTGGGCGCGGACGTCGCCGAATACGGATTCGTCGAGACGTCCGCCAAGCAGGACGGCCGCAACATGACGATGGTGCTGGCACCGCACCGCGGCGCGAAGACTCGCGCCAGGGCGCGGCATCCCGAAGAAGTGGGCGCCGAGGAGGCGCACGACGCCGACGAAACCGGCGACACCGCTGCTTCACCGAACTGA
- the rpmI gene encoding 50S ribosomal protein L35, which yields MPKAKSHSGATKRFRRTGTGKIVRQKVNRRHLLEHKPSKRTRRLDGRTVVAANDTKRVNAMLNG from the coding sequence ATGCCCAAGGCCAAATCCCACAGCGGGGCGACCAAGCGATTCCGGCGCACCGGAACCGGAAAGATCGTCCGCCAGAAGGTCAATCGTCGACACCTGCTCGAGCACAAGCCGAGCAAGCGAACCCGACGCCTCGATGGCCGCACCGTCGTCGCCGCGAACGACACCAAGCGTGTCAACGCGATGCTGAACGGCTGA
- the rplT gene encoding 50S ribosomal protein L20 has product MARVKRAVNAHKKRRSVLTASKGYRGQRSRLYRKAKEQQLHSLQYAYRDRRARKGEFRKLWISRINAAARANDITYNRLIQGLKAAGVEVDRKNLADIAVTDSAAFAALVEVARAALPKDVNAPSGEAA; this is encoded by the coding sequence ATGGCACGCGTAAAGCGGGCAGTCAACGCCCACAAGAAGAGGCGCAGCGTCCTGACGGCCTCGAAGGGCTATCGCGGCCAGAGGTCCCGGCTCTATCGCAAAGCCAAAGAGCAGCAACTACATTCGCTGCAGTACGCGTACCGCGACCGCCGTGCGCGCAAGGGTGAGTTCCGCAAGTTGTGGATCTCGCGGATCAACGCGGCGGCGCGCGCCAACGACATCACTTACAACCGGCTGATTCAAGGCCTGAAGGCCGCCGGTGTGGAAGTCGACCGCAAAAACCTTGCCGACATTGCGGTTACCGATTCGGCTGCGTTCGCCGCGCTGGTCGAGGTCGCTCGGGCGGCACTGCCCAAGGACGTCAACGCGCCCTCCGGAGAAGCTGCTTAA
- a CDS encoding TrmH family RNA methyltransferase translates to MLTERSARVAAAVKLHRHVVRRRAGQFLAEGSNLVEAASARGLVREVFVTELAAQRHATLLGTQRYPVHVVTDRAAKALSDTVTPAGLVAVCDMPATGLQQALAGSPRLVAVAVEISEPGNAGTLIRLADALGAAAVILAGHSVDPYNGKCLRASAGSIFSLPVVAAPDVDAVLGAVRAAGLQALATTVDGGIRLDEADELLGTPTAWLFGPESHGLSEEITDQADHRVRIPMSGGAESLNVAAAAAICLYQSARALGVLQRF, encoded by the coding sequence GTGCTCACGGAGCGCTCGGCCCGGGTGGCCGCGGCGGTCAAATTGCATCGCCATGTCGTACGACGGCGGGCCGGTCAGTTCCTCGCCGAAGGTTCCAACTTGGTCGAGGCCGCGTCGGCGCGCGGACTTGTCCGTGAGGTGTTCGTCACCGAGCTTGCCGCGCAGCGCCACGCAACACTGCTGGGTACCCAGCGGTATCCGGTCCATGTGGTCACTGACCGCGCGGCGAAAGCCTTGTCCGACACCGTTACTCCGGCGGGGTTGGTGGCCGTGTGCGATATGCCGGCTACCGGACTGCAACAGGCGCTAGCCGGTTCGCCGCGGCTGGTTGCGGTTGCCGTCGAGATCAGCGAGCCGGGCAATGCGGGCACCCTGATCCGGCTCGCCGACGCGCTGGGAGCGGCGGCGGTGATCCTCGCCGGGCACAGTGTCGACCCCTACAACGGCAAGTGCCTGCGCGCCTCGGCCGGCAGCATCTTCTCGCTTCCGGTTGTCGCCGCCCCTGACGTGGACGCGGTGCTGGGCGCCGTGCGCGCCGCAGGGCTGCAGGCACTGGCTACCACCGTCGACGGCGGCATCCGCCTGGACGAGGCCGACGAGCTGTTGGGCACGCCGACGGCGTGGCTGTTCGGGCCCGAATCACACGGCCTGTCCGAAGAGATCACCGACCAAGCCGACCATCGCGTGCGCATCCCGATGTCGGGCGGCGCGGAAAGCCTCAACGTGGCCGCCGCCGCGGCGATCTGTCTGTACCAGAGCGCCCGGGCGCTGGGCGTGTTGCAGCGGTTTTAG
- a CDS encoding oxygenase MpaB family protein, with translation MTAVSTTFADPLGPDSLTWKYFGDLRTGMMGVWIGAIQNMYPQLGAGVEEHSILLREPLQRVARSVYPIMGVVYDGERAALTGAQIKHYHDTIKGIDAEGRRYHALNPETFYWAHATFFMLVVKVAEYFCGGLTEAEKRQLFDEHVQWYRMYGMSMRPVPQSWEEFQEYWDRVCRDELEINQATLEIFRMRIPKPKFILMPTPIWDQMFKPLVAGQRWIAAGLFEPAVREKAGMRWTPGDEILLRVFGKMIELAFLAVPDEIRLHPRALAAYRRAEGRAPIDAPLVEAPEFMAPPRDRRGLPMHYFPPHKSLIERAGSLVHTTLSLAGLRPARGRRSAA, from the coding sequence ATGACTGCCGTATCGACTACATTCGCTGATCCGCTTGGACCAGATTCGCTCACCTGGAAGTACTTTGGCGACCTGCGCACCGGAATGATGGGCGTCTGGATCGGAGCGATCCAGAACATGTACCCACAGCTCGGCGCGGGCGTCGAGGAGCATTCGATCCTGCTGCGTGAGCCCCTGCAACGGGTGGCCCGGTCGGTGTACCCGATCATGGGCGTGGTCTACGACGGCGAGCGTGCGGCCCTGACGGGTGCGCAGATCAAGCACTACCACGACACCATCAAGGGGATTGATGCCGAGGGGCGCCGTTACCACGCGCTGAACCCGGAAACCTTCTACTGGGCACACGCGACGTTCTTCATGCTCGTCGTCAAGGTCGCCGAGTACTTCTGCGGCGGTCTGACCGAGGCGGAGAAACGCCAGCTGTTCGACGAGCACGTGCAGTGGTACCGGATGTATGGGATGAGCATGCGACCGGTGCCCCAGTCGTGGGAGGAATTTCAGGAGTACTGGGACCGGGTCTGCCGCGACGAGCTGGAGATCAACCAGGCGACGCTGGAGATCTTCCGGATGCGCATCCCCAAGCCGAAGTTCATCCTGATGCCGACGCCGATCTGGGATCAGATGTTCAAACCGCTGGTGGCCGGTCAGCGCTGGATCGCCGCCGGGCTATTCGAGCCCGCGGTGCGGGAGAAGGCGGGCATGCGCTGGACACCGGGTGACGAGATCTTGTTGCGGGTGTTCGGCAAGATGATCGAGCTGGCGTTCCTGGCGGTGCCCGACGAAATCCGGCTGCACCCACGGGCACTGGCCGCTTACCGCCGCGCCGAGGGCCGGGCTCCGATCGACGCGCCGCTGGTCGAGGCGCCCGAATTCATGGCCCCGCCGCGCGACCGGCGGGGGCTGCCGATGCACTACTTTCCACCGCACAAGTCGTTGATCGAGCGGGCCGGGTCGCTGGTCCACACCACCCTGTCGCTGGCCGGGCTGCGGCCCGCCCGGGGCCGGCGCAGCGCCGCCTAA
- a CDS encoding adenylate/guanylate cyclase domain-containing protein: MELAPRDPDPDPGEPSETDSESVTTAAPRGSTDLSGRRPVHAATQWWQTANRSPGVVAFIRRARRMLPGDPEFGDPLSTAGDGGPRAAARAADRLLGDRDAASREVSLSVLQVWQALTEAVSRRPANPEVTLVFTDLVGFSTWSLQAGDDAALTLLRQVARAVEPPLLDDGGHIVKRMGDGIMAVFRHPDVAVRAVVAADEAVRQVEVAGYRPRMRVGIHTGRPQRLAADWLGVDVNIAARVMDRASKGGIMISSAALDLIPQSDLDAMGVVAKRARKSMFAPKTPGIPPDLAIYRLEYS, from the coding sequence GTGGAACTCGCGCCTCGCGATCCGGATCCGGATCCGGGCGAGCCTTCAGAAACGGACTCAGAATCGGTGACGACAGCGGCGCCTCGCGGCTCGACCGATCTTTCCGGACGACGGCCGGTACACGCGGCCACGCAGTGGTGGCAGACCGCTAATCGCAGCCCGGGTGTGGTGGCATTCATCCGGCGGGCGCGACGGATGTTGCCCGGAGATCCCGAGTTCGGTGACCCGCTCTCGACGGCGGGTGACGGCGGTCCGAGGGCGGCGGCCCGAGCCGCCGATCGGCTGCTGGGGGATCGCGACGCGGCGTCACGGGAGGTCAGCTTGAGCGTGCTGCAGGTGTGGCAGGCGCTGACCGAAGCGGTCTCGCGACGGCCGGCCAACCCCGAGGTGACGTTGGTGTTCACCGACTTGGTCGGCTTCTCGACCTGGTCGCTGCAGGCCGGCGACGACGCGGCGCTGACCCTGCTGCGCCAGGTGGCGCGGGCCGTGGAGCCGCCGCTGCTCGATGACGGCGGGCACATCGTCAAGCGGATGGGCGACGGCATCATGGCGGTGTTCCGCCATCCGGATGTCGCGGTGCGGGCCGTGGTGGCCGCCGACGAGGCGGTGAGACAGGTCGAGGTGGCGGGCTATCGGCCGCGCATGCGCGTCGGGATCCACACCGGCCGGCCCCAGCGGTTGGCCGCCGATTGGCTCGGTGTCGACGTCAATATCGCTGCTCGCGTGATGGACCGCGCCTCCAAAGGCGGGATCATGATTTCGAGTGCGGCGCTGGATCTGATCCCACAAAGCGACCTGGATGCGATGGGCGTCGTCGCTAAACGCGCACGTAAATCCATGTTTGCACCGAAGACCCCGGGCATCCCGCCGGACTTGGCGATATATCGTCTCGAATACTCTTAG
- a CDS encoding rhomboid-like protein, translating into MFGGFFSRLARVRFTVGYVAVLLAVSCAILVLGQHAHDVIVQRASTNLHNLAHGHVGTLLGSALVVDAGPLCFWLPFLTCLLALAELHLQTIRLVVAFVVGHIGATLVVAAALAAAVELGWMPTSITRASDVGMSYGALAVLGAMTAAIPQRWRPAWIGWWISAGLASAIIGADFTDAGHTVAVILGVLVSARFRQPVRWTPVLSAMLVASSGFGFLVLAHHWGTMAAAPVVGALGAFVAHKIAQLRATPDTPPVAPADDAEAPTGRQPVLVG; encoded by the coding sequence ATGTTTGGGGGATTCTTTTCCCGGCTTGCCCGGGTCCGTTTCACCGTGGGGTATGTAGCGGTGCTGCTCGCGGTCAGCTGCGCCATCCTGGTGCTCGGCCAGCATGCGCATGACGTGATCGTGCAGCGTGCGAGCACCAACCTGCACAACCTGGCGCACGGACACGTGGGCACGCTGCTGGGCAGCGCACTCGTCGTCGACGCCGGACCGCTCTGCTTCTGGCTGCCGTTCCTGACCTGCCTGCTGGCGCTCGCGGAGCTGCATCTGCAGACCATCCGGCTGGTGGTGGCATTCGTGGTCGGCCACATCGGCGCGACGCTGGTGGTGGCCGCCGCTCTCGCCGCCGCCGTCGAGCTCGGCTGGATGCCGACATCCATCACCCGGGCCAGTGACGTCGGGATGAGCTATGGCGCGCTTGCCGTTCTCGGTGCGATGACGGCGGCGATACCGCAGCGATGGCGGCCGGCGTGGATCGGCTGGTGGATCTCGGCGGGGCTGGCCTCGGCGATCATCGGCGCCGACTTCACCGACGCCGGGCACACCGTCGCCGTGATCCTGGGTGTGCTGGTGTCCGCCCGCTTCCGTCAACCGGTCCGCTGGACGCCGGTGCTGAGTGCGATGCTGGTGGCGTCGTCCGGCTTCGGGTTCCTGGTCCTCGCTCACCACTGGGGCACGATGGCGGCCGCTCCGGTCGTCGGGGCGCTGGGCGCGTTCGTCGCGCACAAGATCGCCCAGCTCAGGGCCACGCCCGACACGCCGCCGGTCGCGCCGGCGGACGACGCGGAAGCGCCCACCGGCCGACAGCCGGTCCTGGTCGGCTAA
- the pheS gene encoding phenylalanine--tRNA ligase subunit alpha, protein MGDQPVDLSPQALAEAVDAARQAIGLAETLDALALVKTEHLGDRSPVALARQALGTLPKEERSDAGKRVNTARGDVQRAYDERLAVLRAERDAAVLVAESIDVTLPTTRQPPGARHPITILAEHVADTFIAMGWELAEGPEVETEQFNFDALNFPPDHPARSEQDTFYVAPEDSRQLLRTHTSPVQVRTLLQRELPVYIVSIGRTFRTDELDATHTPVFHQVEGLAVDRGLSMAHLRGTLDAFARAEFGSQARTRIRPHFFPFTEPSAEVDVWFVGKKGGAGWVEWGGCGMVHPNVLRAAGIDPEVYSGFAFGMGLERTLQFRNGIPDMRDMVEGDIRFSLPFGVGL, encoded by the coding sequence GTGGGTGATCAACCCGTCGACCTGTCGCCGCAAGCTTTGGCTGAGGCGGTCGATGCCGCCCGGCAGGCCATCGGGTTGGCCGAGACCCTCGACGCGCTGGCGCTTGTCAAGACCGAGCACCTCGGCGACCGGTCGCCGGTGGCGCTGGCAAGACAGGCTCTGGGGACCCTGCCCAAGGAGGAGCGCTCCGACGCAGGCAAGCGGGTCAACACGGCGCGCGGCGACGTCCAACGCGCCTACGACGAGCGGCTGGCGGTGCTGCGCGCCGAGCGCGACGCGGCCGTGCTGGTCGCCGAGAGCATCGACGTCACCCTGCCGACGACTCGGCAGCCGCCCGGCGCGCGGCATCCGATCACGATCCTGGCCGAGCACGTCGCCGACACGTTCATCGCGATGGGCTGGGAGCTGGCGGAGGGCCCCGAGGTCGAAACCGAACAGTTTAATTTCGACGCCCTCAACTTCCCGCCCGACCATCCCGCGCGCAGCGAGCAGGACACGTTCTACGTTGCGCCGGAGGATTCCCGGCAGCTGCTGCGTACCCACACCTCACCGGTGCAGGTACGGACGTTGCTGCAGCGCGAGCTTCCGGTCTACATCGTGTCGATCGGCCGTACGTTCCGCACCGACGAACTCGACGCCACCCACACGCCGGTGTTCCACCAAGTCGAGGGTCTGGCCGTGGACCGCGGTCTGTCGATGGCGCATCTGCGCGGGACGCTGGACGCGTTCGCGCGCGCGGAGTTTGGCTCGCAGGCGCGCACCCGGATCCGGCCGCACTTCTTCCCGTTCACCGAGCCGTCCGCCGAGGTCGACGTGTGGTTCGTCGGCAAGAAGGGTGGTGCCGGTTGGGTGGAGTGGGGCGGCTGCGGGATGGTTCATCCAAACGTGTTGCGCGCGGCCGGAATTGACCCCGAGGTCTATTCGGGTTTCGCGTTCGGGATGGGCCTGGAACGCACCTTGCAGTTCCGCAACGGCATCCCAGACATGCGCGACATGGTCGAAGGTGACATCCGGTTCTCGTTGCCGTTCGGGGTGGGTCTGTAA
- the pheT gene encoding phenylalanine--tRNA ligase subunit beta, whose translation MRIPYSWLREVVSAGAPGWDVSASELEQTLVRIGHEVEEVVTLGPVDGPLTVGRVSAIEELTEFKKPIRACLVDVGDGQEHGIVCGATNFVAGDLVVVALPGTTLPGGFEISARKTYGRNSDGMICSAAELGLGADHSGILVLPAGTAEPGAGGAEVLGLDDVVFNLAITPDRGYCMSVRGLAREVACAYDLDFVDPADVKPLPAEGEAWPLAVQAETGVRRFALRPVTGIDPAAASPWWLRRRLLLSGIRATSPAVDVTNYVMLEFGHPMHAHDRNRITGDFKVRFAEPGETVVTLDDIERKLDPADVLIVDDVATTAIGGVMGAASTEVRADSTDILLEAAVWDPAAISRTQRRLHLPSEAARRYERAVDPAISVAALDRCAALLADIAGGAVSPTLTDWRGNPPRDDWAGSPISIAADLPDRVAGVEYAPGTTVRRLTQIGAGVTENGDGLTVTPPSWRPDLLQPADLVEEVLRLEGLEVIPSVLPSAPAGRGLTPVQKRRRAIGKSLAQSGYVEILPTPFLPPGVFDLWGLPADDPRRTATRVLNPLDADRPELATTLLPGLLEALGRNVSRGLVDAALYAIAQVVRPTEQTRGIELIPVDRRPTDAEIATLDASLPRQPQHVAAVLAGLREPRGPWGPGRAVDAADALDAVRTILRTSGIDVTLRAAQYLPWHPGRCAEVLVADTVIGHAGQLHPAVIERSGLPKGTCALELNLDALPIAQLLPAPRVSPFPAVFQDVSLVVAADVPARAVADAVREGAGELLEDMQLFDVFTGPQIGEDRKSLTFALRFRAPDRTLTEDDASAARDAAVRRAAEAVGAEIRA comes from the coding sequence ATGCGTATTCCCTACAGCTGGCTGCGCGAGGTCGTTTCCGCCGGGGCACCGGGCTGGGATGTCAGCGCCAGCGAACTCGAGCAGACACTGGTGCGCATCGGGCACGAGGTCGAGGAAGTCGTCACCCTCGGCCCGGTCGACGGCCCGCTGACCGTCGGCCGGGTGTCCGCTATCGAGGAGCTCACCGAATTCAAGAAGCCGATCCGCGCCTGCCTGGTCGATGTCGGCGATGGCCAAGAGCATGGAATAGTTTGCGGTGCAACGAATTTCGTGGCTGGCGATCTGGTGGTGGTGGCACTGCCCGGCACCACGCTGCCCGGCGGCTTCGAGATCAGCGCCCGCAAGACCTACGGCCGTAACTCCGATGGAATGATCTGCTCGGCAGCCGAACTCGGCTTGGGCGCAGACCACTCCGGGATCCTGGTGCTTCCCGCGGGCACCGCCGAACCCGGCGCCGGCGGTGCCGAGGTGCTCGGATTAGACGACGTGGTCTTCAACCTGGCCATCACCCCCGACCGCGGCTACTGCATGTCGGTACGCGGCCTGGCCCGCGAGGTCGCCTGCGCCTACGACTTGGACTTCGTCGACCCGGCGGACGTCAAGCCGTTGCCGGCCGAAGGCGAGGCGTGGCCGCTGGCCGTGCAGGCCGAAACCGGTGTTCGCCGGTTCGCGCTGCGCCCGGTCACCGGCATCGATCCCGCCGCGGCGTCGCCATGGTGGTTGCGGCGCCGCCTGTTGCTGTCCGGCATCCGTGCGACCTCCCCGGCCGTCGACGTGACCAATTACGTGATGCTGGAATTCGGCCACCCGATGCACGCCCACGATCGCAACCGCATCACCGGCGACTTCAAGGTCCGGTTCGCCGAGCCCGGCGAGACCGTCGTCACACTGGATGACATTGAGCGCAAACTCGATCCGGCGGATGTGCTGATCGTCGACGACGTCGCGACGACCGCGATCGGCGGTGTGATGGGTGCCGCCAGCACCGAGGTGCGCGCCGATTCCACCGACATTCTCCTCGAAGCCGCGGTGTGGGATCCGGCCGCTATTTCGCGCACCCAGCGGCGGCTGCATCTGCCCAGCGAGGCCGCCCGTCGCTACGAGCGCGCCGTCGACCCGGCGATCTCGGTTGCCGCGCTGGACCGGTGCGCGGCACTGCTGGCCGACATCGCCGGGGGAGCGGTGTCGCCGACCCTGACCGACTGGCGGGGGAATCCTCCGCGAGACGATTGGGCCGGGTCGCCCATCTCGATCGCCGCCGACCTGCCGGACCGTGTCGCCGGCGTCGAGTACGCCCCGGGCACGACGGTGCGGCGCCTCACCCAAATCGGTGCTGGGGTAACCGAAAACGGCGACGGGCTTACCGTGACGCCGCCGAGCTGGCGCCCCGATTTGTTACAGCCGGCCGACCTCGTCGAGGAGGTGTTGCGGCTGGAGGGGCTGGAGGTCATCCCCTCGGTGCTGCCGTCGGCGCCCGCCGGTCGCGGCCTGACCCCCGTGCAGAAACGTCGGCGTGCGATCGGCAAGTCGCTTGCGCAGTCCGGGTACGTCGAGATCCTGCCGACCCCGTTCCTGCCGCCGGGTGTGTTCGACCTGTGGGGCCTGCCGGCCGATGACCCGCGACGCACGGCGACGCGGGTGCTCAACCCGCTGGACGCGGATCGTCCTGAGCTGGCCACCACGCTGCTGCCCGGACTGCTGGAAGCGTTGGGGCGCAATGTATCCCGAGGACTGGTCGACGCCGCCCTGTATGCCATCGCGCAAGTGGTGCGGCCGACCGAGCAGACTCGTGGTATCGAGCTCATCCCCGTCGACCGCCGGCCGACGGATGCCGAGATCGCCACGCTCGACGCGTCGCTGCCCCGGCAGCCACAACACGTGGCCGCGGTGTTGGCCGGGCTGCGGGAACCGCGGGGCCCGTGGGGTCCCGGCCGTGCAGTCGATGCCGCCGATGCTCTTGACGCCGTGCGAACCATATTGCGCACCAGTGGGATTGATGTCACGCTGCGGGCGGCCCAGTACCTGCCGTGGCATCCCGGCCGGTGCGCCGAGGTCCTCGTCGCCGACACGGTCATCGGCCACGCCGGTCAGCTGCATCCCGCCGTGATCGAGCGGTCCGGCCTGCCGAAGGGGACCTGCGCGCTCGAGCTCAACCTCGACGCGCTTCCGATTGCCCAGCTGTTGCCGGCACCCCGGGTGTCGCCGTTCCCGGCCGTCTTCCAGGACGTCAGCCTGGTGGTGGCCGCGGACGTGCCGGCCCGGGCGGTGGCGGACGCGGTGCGCGAGGGGGCCGGCGAGCTGCTGGAAGACATGCAGCTGTTCGACGTGTTCACCGGTCCCCAGATCGGCGAGGATCGTAAGTCGCTGACCTTCGCACTTCGGTTCCGCGCGCCGGACCGCACGCTGACCGAAGACGACGCCAGTGCGGCCCGCGATGCCGCGGTGCGCCGCGCCGCCGAGGCGGTGGGCGCCGAAATACGCGCCTAG
- a CDS encoding cytochrome P450: protein MIGPGVDAVREVMRSDEEAAAGFREWHAAAARAGQRVLREPRGTYVLWRRDDVLAAMRDGEVFASRQGEMMPGNPPFGPYREILLELFNPANSLQMLKPVRGVIEEHVGAIATKLDRCDGVRVAEVLWRASVVMACGLPADVALDTVDTKLVGKIRRAPLGGADVISRLADEPLTDEEIVGLMGSVGRGLIFATFPIIAGLAMLARRPMLQQELRENPGRQGIFIEELLRLDGGAKTVSRVTTRSVTIGETTIPAGANVELCVGLVHRDEADAMSGHDIKLDGPHRHWSFGGGPHRCPASHLARDLLSDFFEVWLAEIPFFSFNWESGHVPKAWHPRAYGPLSGAIFDGWVPNCVPLRW, encoded by the coding sequence GTGATCGGGCCCGGTGTCGACGCCGTTCGGGAAGTGATGCGGTCCGATGAGGAGGCCGCGGCGGGGTTTCGGGAGTGGCACGCGGCCGCTGCGCGGGCCGGTCAACGAGTATTGCGGGAGCCGCGCGGCACGTACGTGTTGTGGCGCCGCGACGATGTGCTCGCCGCGATGCGTGATGGCGAAGTTTTCGCCAGCCGCCAGGGCGAGATGATGCCTGGCAATCCACCGTTCGGCCCGTACCGGGAGATCCTGCTGGAACTGTTCAACCCGGCCAACTCGCTGCAAATGTTGAAGCCCGTGCGTGGGGTGATCGAAGAACACGTCGGCGCCATTGCAACGAAGCTGGATCGCTGCGATGGTGTGCGTGTCGCTGAGGTGCTTTGGCGCGCATCGGTCGTTATGGCGTGCGGGCTGCCGGCGGACGTAGCTCTCGACACGGTCGACACGAAGCTGGTCGGGAAGATCCGCCGGGCGCCGCTGGGTGGCGCCGATGTGATCAGCCGGCTCGCCGACGAGCCGCTCACCGACGAAGAGATAGTGGGACTGATGGGGTCGGTGGGCCGCGGCTTGATCTTCGCGACGTTCCCGATCATCGCCGGACTGGCGATGTTGGCGCGCCGGCCGATGCTTCAACAGGAGTTGCGCGAAAACCCGGGCCGTCAAGGCATTTTCATCGAGGAGTTGCTGCGGCTGGATGGCGGGGCGAAGACCGTTTCACGAGTCACCACTCGCAGTGTGACGATCGGCGAAACGACGATCCCGGCCGGAGCCAATGTCGAGTTGTGTGTCGGGCTGGTTCACCGCGACGAGGCCGATGCCATGTCCGGTCACGACATCAAACTGGATGGTCCGCACCGGCATTGGAGTTTCGGGGGAGGTCCGCATCGGTGTCCGGCGTCGCACCTGGCCCGGGATCTGCTGAGTGACTTCTTTGAGGTGTGGCTAGCCGAGATCCCGTTTTTCTCGTTCAACTGGGAAAGTGGCCATGTCCCCAAAGCGTGGCATCCCCGAGCCTACGGGCCGTTGTCGGGCGCGATTTTCGACGGTTGGGTTCCGAATTGTGTACCCCTGAGGTGGTGA
- the argJ gene encoding bifunctional glutamate N-acetyltransferase/amino-acid acetyltransferase ArgJ: MSDEGATRLVRTQGVTAAAGFRAAGVAAGIKKSGARDLALVFNEGPDYAAAGVFTRNQVKAAPVLWTKQVLTTGALRAVILNSGGANACTGAPGFQDTHATAEAVAAALSDWGTETGAVEVAVCSTGLIGDRLPMDKVLSGVTHIVHEMHGGLSGGDEAAQAIMTTDTVPKTVALHHQNNWTVGGMAKGAGMMAPSLATMLCVLTTDAVADSAALDAALRRASFHTFDRLDIDGCCSTNDTVLLLASGASGIAPSQADLDDAVERVCDDLCAQLQADAEGVTKRVTVTVTGARSESDAFMAARAVARDSLVKTAMFGSDPNWGRVVAAVGLAPGVIIDPDRITVAFNGSVVYADGVGAPGSRDVDLSGTVIDVTVDLGLGDGEVAIRTTDLSHAYVEENSAYST, encoded by the coding sequence GTGAGCGACGAGGGTGCGACGCGGTTGGTGCGCACGCAGGGGGTCACCGCGGCCGCCGGCTTTCGCGCCGCGGGCGTCGCGGCCGGGATCAAGAAGTCCGGGGCTCGTGACCTTGCGCTGGTCTTCAACGAAGGACCCGACTACGCGGCCGCCGGGGTGTTCACCCGCAACCAGGTCAAGGCCGCACCGGTGCTGTGGACCAAGCAGGTGCTCACCACCGGAGCGCTGCGCGCGGTGATCCTCAACTCCGGCGGTGCCAATGCCTGCACCGGGGCGCCCGGTTTCCAGGACACCCATGCCACCGCCGAAGCGGTCGCGGCCGCGCTGTCGGACTGGGGCACCGAGACCGGCGCCGTCGAGGTCGCCGTCTGCTCGACCGGGCTGATCGGTGACCGGCTGCCGATGGACAAGGTGTTGAGCGGCGTCACGCACATCGTGCACGAAATGCATGGCGGGCTCAGCGGCGGCGACGAGGCTGCCCAGGCCATCATGACTACCGACACAGTTCCCAAAACGGTTGCGCTGCATCATCAAAACAACTGGACGGTCGGCGGGATGGCCAAGGGTGCGGGAATGATGGCACCGTCGCTGGCCACCATGCTGTGCGTGCTGACCACCGATGCGGTCGCGGACTCCGCGGCACTCGACGCGGCGCTGCGCCGCGCAAGCTTTCACACGTTCGATCGGCTCGACATCGACGGCTGCTGCTCCACCAACGACACCGTGCTGCTGCTGGCCTCCGGTGCCAGTGGGATCGCGCCGTCGCAAGCCGATCTGGACGACGCCGTAGAGCGGGTCTGCGACGACCTCTGCGCGCAGCTGCAAGCCGACGCCGAGGGGGTCACCAAGCGCGTCACGGTGACGGTCACCGGCGCGCGCTCCGAATCCGATGCGTTCATGGCCGCCCGCGCGGTCGCCCGCGACAGCCTGGTCAAGACCGCGATGTTCGGATCGGATCCCAACTGGGGCCGGGTGGTGGCGGCCGTCGGTCTGGCACCGGGAGTCATCATCGATCCCGATCGAATCACCGTGGCGTTCAACGGTTCTGTGGTCTACGCCGACGGCGTCGGAGCCCCGGGCTCACGCGACGTGGATCTGTCGGGGACCGTCATCGACGTCACCGTCGACCTGGGCCTCGGCGACGGCGAGGTCGCCATCCGGACCACCGACCTGTCGCACGCCTACGTCGAAGAGAATTCGGCATACAGCACATGA